A genome region from Setaria italica strain Yugu1 chromosome III, Setaria_italica_v2.0, whole genome shotgun sequence includes the following:
- the LOC101782253 gene encoding sulfite reductase [ferredoxin], chloroplastic, producing MSAAVGGAEFHGFRGAAAQLPRSRMLGRPLRVAPPAAAPAGGGASSGSIRAVSAPLKKGAAEVKRSKVEIIKEKSNFLRYPLNEELVSEAPNINDSAVQLIKFHGSYQQTDRDVRGQKNYSFMLRTKNPCGKVPNQLYLAMDTLADEFGIGTLRLTTRQTFQLHGVLKKNLKTVLSTVIKNMGSTLGACGDLNRNVLAPAAPYVRKDILFAQQTAENIAALLTPQSGAYYDLWVDGEKIMSAEEPPEVTKARNDNSHGTNFPDSPEPIYGTQYLPRKFKIAVTVAGDNSVDILTNDIGVVVVSDDAGEPVGFNIYVGGGMGRTHRVETTFPRLADPLGYVPKEDILYAIKAIVVTQRENGRRDDRKYSRMKYLIDRWGIDKFRAEVEKYYGKKFESFRPLPEWQFNSYLGWQEQGDGKLFYGVHVDNGRVGGQAKKTLREIIEKYNLDVSITPNQNLILCGIDQAWREPITTALAQAGLLEPKDVDPLNLTAMACPALPLCPLAQTEAERGILPILKRIRAVFDKVGIKDSESVVVRITGCPNGCARPYMAELGFVGDGPKSYQIWLGGTPNQSTLAESFMNKVKLDDIEKVLEPLFSYWNSTRLEGESFGSFTNRTGFNKLKEVVDKWVESPSAA from the exons CCTCTGAAGAAGGGTGCAGCTGAAGTGAAGCGAAGCAAGGTTGAGATCATCAAGGAAAAGAGCAATTTCCTCCGGTACCCCTTGAACGAGGAGTTGGTCTCAGAGGCCCCAAATATCAATGATAGTGCTGTCCAGTTGATCAAGTTTCATGGAAGCTACCAACAGACTGATCGAGATGTCCGCGGGCAGAAGAATTACTCTTTCATGCTCCGGACAAAGAATCCTTGTGGGAAAGTTCCGAACCAGCTTTACTTGGCTATGGATACACTTGCTGATGAGTTTGGCATTGGGACACTCCGTTTGACCACCAGGCAGACATTCCAGCTGCATGGTGTTCTTAAGAAGAACCTGAAGACTGTTCTCAGCACTGTCATAAAGAATATGGGCTCAACATTGGGTGCTTGTGGAGATCTGAATAGGAATGTGCTTGCACCTGCAGCGCCTTATGTCAGGAAAGATATCCTTTTTGCTCAACAAACAGCAGAGAACATTGCAGCACTCCTTACACCACAATCTGGAGCTTATTATGACCTGTGGGTGGATGGAGAGAAGATAATGTCAGCTGAAGAGCCTCCTGAGGTCACAAAAGCCCGCAATGACAACTCACATGGAACAAATTTCCCTGACTCTCCGGAACCAATCTACGGCACCCAGTATCTGCCGAGGAAGTTCAAGATTGCAGTTACTGTGGCTGGTGATAACTCTGTTGATATTCTGACCAATGACattggtgttgttgttgtttcagATGATGCAGGAGAGCCTGTTGGCTTTAACATCTAT GTTGGTGGTGGCATGGGAAGGACACACCGAGTGGAAACTACATTCCCTCGGCTGGCTGATCCATTGGGTTATGTTCCAAAAGAAGATATATTATATGCTATAAAGGCCATCGTCGTCACACAGAGGGAAAATGGAAGAAGGGATGACCGCAAGTATAGTAGGATGAAGTATTTGATTGACCGTTGGGGAATTGACAAGTTCCGGGCTGAAGTTGAAAAATATTACGGGAAGAAGTTTGAAAGTTTCCGGCCATTGCCTGAGTGGCAGTTTAACAGCTACCTTGGCTGGCAAGAACAG GGTGATGGGAAATTATTCTATGGAGTGCATGTTGATAATGGTCGTGTTGGTGGGCAAGCAAAGAAAACTCTACGGGAGATAATTGAGAAGTATAATTTGGATGTTAGTATTACCCCAAACCAAAATCTTATTTTATGTGGGATCGATCAGGCATGGAGAGAACCCATCACTACAGCTCTTGCACAAGCTGGCCTGCTG GAACCAAAGGATGTGGACCCCCTGAATTTAACTGCCATGGCATGCCCTGCCTTGCCACTGTGCCCTTTGGCACAAACAGAAGCTGAACGTGGGATCCTACCTATTCTTAAAAGAATTAGAGCAGTTTTCGATAAG GTTGGTATCAAGGATTCGGAGTCTGTGGTTGTGAGGATAACTGGCTGCCCTAATGGATGTGCTAGACCATATATGGCAGAGCTTGGTTTTGTTGGTGATGGCCCGAAAAGTTACCAG ATCTGGCTGGGTGGAACACCAAACCAGAGTACCCTAGCAGAATCATTCATGAACAAAGTGAAGCTTGATGACATTGAGAAGGTTTTGGAACCTCTATTTTCCTACTGGAACAGCACGCGCCTGGAAGGTGAATCTTTTGGAAGCTTCACAAACCGAACA GGATTCAACAAATTGAAAGAGGTGGTGGACAAGTGGGTAGAGTCACCATCAGCCGCATAA